The nucleotide sequence TGGATAGATGCCGAATACCATAAAATACTCTTTATACTCGAATGGATCGTTACCGTACTCTTCACCATCGAGTACATTGCCCGTATCGTCAGTATAAAACAACCCAAGCAGTATATTTTTAGCTTTTACGGTATTATCGACCTATTATCGACCATACCCTTATACCTTTCCTATATTTTTGCCGGTTCGCAGGTACTTCTGGCCATCAGGTCTTTGCGCCTTTTAAGGGTTTTTAGAATCTTGAAACTGGTACGCTTCCTTGGTGAAGCCTCCCAACTTAAAAATGCCTTAAAGGCCAGCAGGGCCAAAATCACGGTTTTCCTTTTTGCCGTACTCATTTTATCGGTCATTCTAGGCACGGTCATGTACCTTATAGAAGGTGACGAGGCCGGTTTTACCAGTATCCCTACCAGTATTTATTGGACTATCGTTACCTTGACCACCGTAGGTTATGGCGACATTGCCCCTATAACGCCCCAGGGCCAGTTTATAGCTACCCTGATCATGCTCGTCGGTTACGGCGTGATTGCCGTTCCTACGGGAATTGTAACCGTTGAATTTGGAAAAAGGTCGAAAAGTCAGCAACCTAGTGGAGAGAACAATTTTGTGCACGTCAATACCCAAGCCTGCAGAAACTGCGCCAAAGAAGGGCATAGGGACGATGCCAGTCATTGTTATAATTGTGGAAGCGAGCTCTAATGAAAAAGATACTTTTATCCGTTGTCGGCCCAACCGCAATTGGCAAGACCAAACTTGCCATTGCCCTCGCCCAATATTTTAAGACCGAGATAATATCCGCCGATTCCAGACAATTTTTTAAGGAAATGAAAATCGGTACGGCCGTCCCTACTACCGAAGAACTGGCCGGAGCCCAACATCACTTTATTCAACATATCAGTATTTTCGATTCCTATTCGGTAGGTGATTTTGAACGCGATGCACTGCAGTTGCTCGACAAACTGTTTAAAACCCATGATATTGTCGTGATGGTCGGTGGAAGCGGGCTATACACCAAGGCCGTAACCGAAGGGCTCGACGACTTTCCAAAAGTCGACCCGAAAATACGCGAGCAGCTGAATCAAGAATTGAGTGAAAAAGGTATCGAATCCCTACAGGCCGAACTACAAAAAAGAGATCAAAATTATTACGAAAAGGTAGACCTTAACAATCCGCATCGGCTCATTCGGGCTTTGGAAATTTGTATCGGAACGGAAACGCCCTACTCTTCCTTCCTTTCCCAGAGCAAGAAAAAACGCCCGTTCGAAACCCTAACCATCGGAATCGAGGCCGACCGAAAACTGATTTACGAACGCATCAACAAGCGTGTCGACCTTATGGTTGCCGATGGCCTTATCGACGAAGCCAGGGAACTTATGGAGCATCGGCACCTTAACGCCTTGCAGACCGTAGGCTATCGCGAACTTTTTACCTATTTTGAAAAGGAAGGCGAAGGGAAGGCTACGGCCGAGGACCTAAACTTTGCCCTCGATGAAATTAAAAAAAATACACGCAGGTTTGCCAAACGCCAACTTACTTGGTTCAAGCGAAACGAAGAAACCCTATGGGTGGCACATGACTCTGCGTTCAAAGATGCTATAGCGACCTTAAAAAACAAACTAGATGAACGATAGAAATCCGATCATATTCGTTATGGGCGTTTCAGGCTCGGGCAAAAGCACCATAGGCCTACTATTGGCAGAGAAACTCCATATCAATTTCTTTGATGGGGACGATTTTCACCCCAAGGAAAACGTAAAGAAAATGGCCGAAGGTATTCCCTTAGACGACGATGACCGTCAAGGCTGGTTAGAACGGCTCAATCTATTGGCCCTTGAGAACAGTGAGAAAGGTGCCATCATTGCCTGTTCGGCCCTCAAAACAAAATACCGTTCCATTCTACAGAAGGGCCTGGAAAAGAAACTTCATTTCGTTTACCTGAAAGGCTCTTTTGACGAAATCATGGCACGGCTCAGGCAGCGCCAAAACCATTTTATGCCTCCTGCACTCCTACAGTCGCAATTCGACACCTTAGAGGTTCCCGATGACGCGATTACAGTGTCTATAATGCTCACACCCGATGAAATCACTGACCAGGTCATTGCCCAGCTGAAGAATAAAAAAGCCCCGCTATAGTCATAGCAGGGCTTTTCGTATCTATTATTGTATTTCTATTTTATTCACCTTCTTTGACTACCAATCGGAAGCCTTCACCGTGAATGTTCAAAATTTCAACGGTATCGTCTCGTTTAAGGTATTTTCTAAGCTTGGCGATATACACGTCCATACTTCTTGAAGTAAAGTAATTGTCATCTCTCCATATTTTGGTGAGTGCCAATTCACGGGGCATAAGATCATTTTCATGCAAGGCCAAAAGACGAAGCAATTCATTTTCTTTCGGAGAAAGTTTAATCGCTTCCTCATCCTTGTATTTCAAAAAACGCAGTTTTGAGTTCAAATGGAAATTACCAATGGTAAATTCGAACTTCTTACTGTCAGCCAAGGTATTAGAAGCCTTTCTTTGAAGTATGGCCCTAATTTTCATCAAAAGAACTTCCGAATCGAACGGCTTGTTCAGATAATCATCGGCCCCGGCTTTATATCCTTTAAGAACATCTTCCTTCATGGTCTTAGCGGTAAGAAAAACGATAGGAACATTTTCGTTCTTTTCACGAATCTCCTTGGCCAAGGTAAAACCATCCTTATAAGGCATCATCACATCCAAAATACAAATGTCATAATTATCCTTTTTAAACTTCTCAAACCCCTCCATGCCATTTTTGGCCAAAGTGACATCAAAATCGTTCATTGATAAATAGTCCTTCAGCACAATTCCGAAATTGGGATCATCCTCCACTAAGAGTATTTTCTTATTTACTGTTTCCATAACTTGTTGAGTTAGATTAAAGGCAATTTTATATAAAATGTACTTCCCTTTCCTTTTTCACTTTCCGCATAGACTTCCCCTTGATGATCGTCAACGATCTTTTTAACATATGCCAAACCGAGGCCGTGCCCCTTGACATTATGTAAATCTCCCGTGTGTTCGCGGTAAAATTTTTCAAACACCTTTTTGACCACTGCCTTGCTCATTCCGGCACCTTGATCTTTTACTTTTATCACAATAAAATTCTTGGCCACCTCGGTATATATATCTATTCGAGGTGCCTCTGTCGAATATTTAATCGCATTGTCAAGAATATTGACAATAACATTGGTAAAATGCATTTCACTGGCCAAAACCTCTGTACGGGTGGCGTCTAGATGGGTTTCGATATACCCCCCACGGTCGGCCACTATAAGCTCGACATGGGCGATAGCATCTTGTATTATGTCGTGAACGTCTACCCTATCCTTACTGATATCCAATTGGTTCTTTTCCAATTTTGAGATACGCAATACATTTTCCACTTGGGCATGCATTCGTTTATTCTCTTCACGGATCATGGTCAGATAGCGATCCACCTTTTCCGGATTCCCGATTATCTTAGGGTTTCGAATAGCCTCTACGGCCAAGTTTATCGTTGCAATGGGTGTTTTAAACTCATGCGTCATATTATTGATAAAATCCGATTTTATTTCGGATATCTGCTTTTGACGTATCAATTGGTAAATAGCCCCCGAATATGCGATTACGATTACCAAAGTAAAAAGTAACGATAAGAGCGCCATTTTTATTATGGACTGTATCAAGAATTTCTTTTTCTTCGGAAAAGCTATCAACAAGGAGAAATTACTAGCTCCCTCACTATCCTTAAAAATAGGTGTTTCATAGAGCATATCCTTTGCGAACTTGAACTTTCGCGACTTTACCTTTGTAGGAAGCCCTCTACTATACACCCCATACTCATAATCGAGATCAAGGTTTCTATTTTTAAGTTCTCGATCAAGCAACAGTTGAATTTCCTGTTTGGAAACCCTTTTATGAATCGGTACCTTTTTGGCATATTCGCTAAAAACGTCTTCAAACTGGGCTTTTTCTATTGATGAAAGCCCTCCGATTTTTTCTAGTTTCTGTTTTGCATTCAGCTTATACCCCTTACCATCAAGCCCAAAATCCTCTTTAAAGATCGTTTGGGTACGTTTACTGGTAAACCCCTTAATCGTGGCCGTATCACTTGCATTACCATTATCAAAGAACGTAGATGCTATATTGTAATTCTCCTCTAAAATACCATGGGAATAAAACCGAATCTCGTTGGAGTTTATATCCCTATCAATAAAAAATATATTTCTCAAATGAGAACTTTTGGGCTCGCCAACACTATCCTTGATGTTGAGATAACGCTCAAAATAATCTTTGGTTTCCCTTTCCGCAATTTTATCGGATACCGTGTTCAGCACTTCTGAAACGGTATTGGAGAATTGTTCCTCCTTATCTTCGACAGACTGTTTTATCCACAAGAACTGAACGGAAATAATTCCAATCAGGGAGAGACTCATCAGCGCCACCAAAAGAATAAATAGCCTCTTATTCATTTAAAAGTAAAATTAAAGATTTAACAACTCACAGATAGTACGTTTAACCAAACCTTAACAAAAATGTTAAAACTGCGTGAGGCCTAGATTTTATTGAGCAAATCGCGATGAATATCCAATACTTGAACCTTGGTTTGCTCGAGGTTTGTGTTTTCGATGACGTAGTCGGAAGCTTCTATTTTTCTATCGTCTTCCCATTGGTTTTTCATTCGGGCCTCTACACTTTTTACGGTAGTGCCCGCATCTCGTTGCACAACCCTTTCTATTCTTGTTTCCTTGGGGGCGACCACTAGAATAATGCAATCATAGAAATCTTGGGTTCCGATTTCAAATATGATGGCCGCTTCTTGAATGACGTAATCTGCAGTTTGTTCATCGGCCCAATGTATGAAATCTTTTCGAACCGCGGGATGGACAATTGCGTTCAGCTCGTTCAACAAGGCTTTGTTGTCAAAAACTTGGCGTGATACAAAGCCCCTGTCCAACACCCCATCCTCCCGATAAGCTTCTTCACCCAGAAGTTCCTTTATGGCCAACACCAAGTCTTGGGAGCTTTGCATTAGCTCTTTGGCCCGGGTATCTGAATTATAGACCGGCACCCCCAATTCTTCAAACATTTTGGCGACCGTAGTCTTACCACTGCCGATACCGCCTGTCAAACCTACAATTCTCATTTCTTGTTCAATATATATTCAACCGTGTCCTTTTGTAGTTTTACACTGTGCAATCCACTGGGCTTTTTTCGCAATTGTAGTTTTAGCCCATGGCCTTCGCCTTCTTCGAGTTGGCGATAGTCGGCAATCACCTCAAAATCACCAGCCTCAAGTTTCTTCAAGCGCTCCAATTTGGCCTTGCACAAAACCGAGACCTTATCGGGAAACGTCTTTACCTCTACATTATCGGGAAAATGCACCATTTTAATCGGCACCTCGAAGACCTTTTCAGAGAAACGTGCAATTTGGGCCGTAAGCTCTACTTTCTCATCAGAGTACTCGGTATTCTTGAGTTTTTCGGATTTATAGATTTCCACCGATTCGGAAAAATCTGAATTTACATCGGGCAGGGTCAATTTCTTGGTACGGACGACCCTTATACTATCTATCTCATCGGAAGGCCCAACAAGGGTTATGGAATCTGGTTTTGTTTCTATTTTTCCGTCCAAGAGGTAATTACGGGCCAAATTCATTTCCACGTTCGGATGTACGGGAACCTTCTTTGAAATTACGGCCAACATTCCCACAAAAAGGGTATCGGTCTCTATATCCACCAAAGACATAGAACCACTTAATTGCTTCTCTACCTGTTTTTTATATACATCTTGGGGCACATAGAACATCGAATCTTTACGCTGGGCCTCGGAAAGGTCAATAGCTATGGTACTCCTCCTGAAATTAAAACCCAAGAACTGAAAACCACCCGCTTTGAGCCTCACCTTTAATTCATTATCCGTCGCACCCTTAAAAAGATAGCCTTCCGGCAGGTTCACGTACTCCAAATTAAACTTGGCCGTACTCACATAGCTCCGGGAAAGGTTATTGATAAGCCATATCAAAGTAGAGAAGAATAAAAACATTAAAAACATCTTTACCTTCCTCTTCTTGAGGGCCTTTTTTATCTTATCTGTTATCAGGTCTAACAATTACTTAAAGAATAAATGTGGAAATAATATCTCTGGTTCCTTTTTGCTAAAGTTAAGGAAGATGCTTGATTTTAAAAAACCATAACCATACCCCATAAATTGAATACTCACGGCGACCAAGGAAAGCAAAGCTACCGCTAAGTTTCTGTTTTTCAAGAGCGAATCTATAAAGATGAGCAAAAAATAGACCACATATAAATAGATGGGCAAATGAATCCCTATTGCAAATAAAAGGAGTGAGGCCAAAAAACCCAAGCAGAAAAACGTAGGAAACCAATAGGTCATTTTCGAGGTCTTCGGATGCCATTGGTTTAAAATAGGGCGAACACTTCCGAATTTTTTTACTTGAACGAAAAACTTGTTCCAGTCGATACGCCGCTTATGATACACAAAAGCTTCAGGAATCAATCGGGTATCAAAGCCCTTGTTCCATACCCGAAAGGTAAAATCAGGATCTTCACCGGGGTGAATCTTTCCGAATCCGCCCACAGTTTCAAAGGCGGTTTTAGAAATTCCCATATTAAAACTACGCGGCTGAAACTTGTTCAGCGCCTTTTTGTTTCCGCGGATTCCCCCGGTAGTAAGTACAGAGGTCATAGCGTAATTAATGGCCTTCTGCAAAAGTCCGAACGATTCATGGGCCGCATCGGGCCCTCCGAAACAATGTACAAAGTCCTTCTTCAGGGCCGTATGCACCGCTTCCAAGTACTGCGGCGGAATCATACAATCAGAATCTACGATAAGAAAATAATTGCCCTTGGCGCGGGCCATTCCGTAGTTTCTTGAATCCCCCGGCCCCGAATTGGGCTTCTTATAATAGGAAATGGACAACTTATCCCTATACTTTCCTATCACCTCTTCCGAAGAAAGGGTCGACCCATCTTCCACGATCAGCACCTCAAAATCATCGGAATAGGTCTGATGCGTCAGGCTTTCCAATAACTCCGCTATTTCATCGGGTCTATTATAAACAGGAACTATAAACGAGAAAGATAAATCCATGAGCTTTTATACGGGATTCCTAAGGCCTTTTCATTACCTGACCGATAATGTAAAATGCCCAAACATATGCCGAAAACAAATATTCTCGTCAGAATTCAATCATATTATGGGACGGGATCGTTGTTTCTACTCTGTAAAACGCTCGATAACCTCTTGGCTTACGCCCGTATTCGAGAAACCGCCATCGTGAAACAAATTTTGCATTGTAACTTTTCTGGTTAGGTCTGAAAAGAGGGTTACGGTATAATCGGCACATTCCAAAGCAGTGGCATTACCCAAGGGAGACATTTTTTCAGCGTAACTGATAAAACCGTCAAAACCTTTGACGCCCTGACCGGCCGTTGTAGGAGTTGGCGATTGCGATATGGTATTTACACGAACATTTTTTTCCTTTCCGAAGAAATAACCAAAACTACGTGCCACCGATTCTAAGTAAGCCTTGTTGTCGGCCATATCGTTATAATCCGGAAAAACGCGTTGTGCCGCCATATAGGTCAAGGCTACGATGCTTCCCCACTCCCTCATGGCGTCGGCCTTGTACAAGCTTTGCAATACCTTATGGAACGAAAGTGCCGAAACATCCCATCCCTTGGTGGTAAAGTCATATTTTTCATCGGTATAAGAACGGCCCTTTCTAACATTGATGGACATCCCGATAGCGTGCAATACAAAATCGATTTTCCCACCTAGAATCTCCATTGACTTGGCGACCAGGTTATCAAGGTCCTCTTCACTCGTTGCATCGGCAGGAATGATCTCAGAACCTGTCTTTGCGGCCAAATCCTTGATCTGTCCCAAACGCATAGCTACCGGTGCATTGGTCAGAACAAAAGTCCCTCCCTCTTCATGGATTCGCTCTGCAGTTTTCCACGCTATTGAATTTTCATCCAAAGCTCCAAAAATGATTCCTTTCTTACCTTTTAGTAAATTATACGACATTGTGCTAGATTCTGTTGGTTGTTCTTATTAAAGGCCCAAAGATATTTAAAAAGTTGGCAACAAATAGTTGCCGTGTAAAGAAAAAAACATTTAAAGGCACAAAATCGACCTAAGAATCGAAATAGACAGCCTAAGAGACATAGGCCAAATCCGATTCTAGTTCAAAAGTTGCCTTGCATGGGCCATGGCCGAATCGGAAAGCTCTTTGCCCCCTAACATTTCCGCCAGTTCCACTACCCTTTCTTCTTGCTCCAATTCCTTCATATTGGTTTTGGTAACCGCCCCCTCTTCTTGCTTGTACACCTTAAAATGGTGATCGCCCTTAGAGGCCACTTGTGGCAAATGTGTAATGGAGAACACCTGCATGCTTCGACTCATTTCTTGCATTATATCCCCCATTTTTCCTGAGATTTCACCAGAAACCCCGGTATCGATCTCATCGAACATAATGGTGGGCAAGTTTTCGTATTTCGCCAAAATGGACTTAATGGTAAGCATGATACGGGATAGCTCTCCCCCAGAGGCCACTTTTTTCAGCTCCCCATAATCGCCCCCCTTGTTCGCAGAGAACAAAAAGGTAAGTCCGTCCGCTCCATTCGCCTTAAAGTCATTCGACTTAAAAAGTTCTATTTTAAAAGTAGCGCTGGCCATACCTAAGGCTTTGAGCGAATCTTCGAGTTGTTTTTTAAGTTCCGGAATCACCTTTTTCCGTTTAGCCGTCAGTACGTCGGCCGCCTTTTGCAATGCCGTTTTATGGGCCGCAAGCTCTTTTTCCTTCTTTTCTATGTCCGCCTCGAGATTTTCGGTAACACTGACCTTCTCTGAAAGCCCCTCCCTTATTTCCAATAATTCGGAAACCTCTTGAACCCCATGTTTTTTCTGTAAATCGTATAGCTGTTGCAGCTTGGAGTTCGTTTCTTCGAGCAATTGCGGATTGGCCTCGGTATCTTCTTGATAGGTCTGAAGTTCGGAGGCTATATCATCGACCTCTATAAAAACCGATTGCACCCGTTGGTTCAGGTCGGCATATTGACTACCATAGCCCGAAAGGCGATTCATCAGCTGTTTGAGTTCGGTAAGCAAACTAACGATACCCACTTGTTCGTCATTGAGCAGCTGATGGCCCGAAGCAATAAGCTCAAGAATGTTCTCTACGTTGTTCAATTGCTCATACTGCTCTTCCAATTCTTCCTGGAGTCCCAGCTTCAAAGGAGCAGCCTGAAGTTCCTGCAAGAGAAAACTATTGTAATCATGCTCTTTATTCGCTTCTTTTTGAAATTCGATCAATTCAGAAAGTTCCTTTGAGGTCGCTTTGAACAAACGGAGCTTCCCTCCATAATCGGCGAGCAAGTCTTTGTTTCCCGCAAGGGCATCTATAACTTTCAACTGAAAATCGTTTTCGGTCAACTGCAAGGTCTGGTGTTGCGAATGCACATCTATCAGATTGCTTCCCAATCGCGTAAGAACATCCAAAGTAACGGGAGAATCGTTGATAAAGGCCCGTGATTTCCCACTAGGCTGGATTTCCCTTCGGATAATGGTCCGTTCCTCGTAATCTAGATCATTCTCCTGAAAAAAGGACTTCAAATTATACTTATCGATTTGAAATTCGGCCTCGATAATACATTTTTTTTCCTTATTCCTCAAAGAGGATAAATCGGCGCGCTTGCCCAATACCAAGGACAAACCACCCAACAAAATAGACTTACCGGCACCGGTTTCACCAGTGATACAAGTGAACCCTTTGGTAAAGGCCACGTTCAGGTCATCTATTAAAGCGTAATTTTTTATAGAAAGGTGTACTAGCACAGTTTTTTATTCGATTTGTGCCGTAAAGATAAATGATAATTTCGTACCGAAAGAACTAGTATTTAATATCGTTCCAAGTACTGGAATATAGAGGGGCAATTCTGTTCAAAGTCTCTTTCAACTGAACGATATCGACTTTAGGACCATCTGAAAAGATGTTTTGGATCTCATCTGACTTGGCGTCAAAGAAGGTCTGTATCAAAAAGGCGTTCGGCCTGCGTTTGATCATGGTCTCAAAAAGCTTCATGGTACCGGCAATCACCTGTTTCCCCGTACTATTGTTATCCCCTAGAATATCAAGTCCTTTACGGTGATAATTATACATGGCGATACGATATTCGCGATAGGTATTGGACAAAAGGTTATCTACCAACTCAAAACGGCTACGGTCACTGCTTTGATCCCAACCTGCATAGCTACTGCCTTGCGCCTGGGTGGTTATCTGCTGCGCCTTTCTAAAATACTCTGTACCGCCTTCCAAAGAAAAGGTATCGGCATCCAAGCCTAAAATAATGTAGATGTAATAGGAAACCACACCTACCAAATTAGATTCGAATACATTTTCATTGAACACCAAAGGCTGAAATTCGATGTATTCAAAATTTAATTGATTGTCCTTATAATTAAAAACAGGAGTTTCATAAGAAGTATTAAAAACAGGCCGGGACGACTGAATCTGAATATTGCCTTCAAAGCGATTCGACTCATACTTATTGATCGTAATGAACATTTGGGCGCTTACACGCTCATTTTCCTTATACTTTCGGTTCGTCCACTTGTTCTTGTTCACAAAGTCGTTCAACGAGCGCTCAAGCGTTTTAAAGACCTGCTGGTTGGTTTGAGAGACCTGATCCGCGTTTATGGTCACCACACAGTTCATCTCTTGTGCCGAAACCGACATTATTACAAATGAACAAGCAAGTATAAATAAGAAATTACGCATGGTATCTTTTCAAGATTTCGTCAAAAATGTCTTTGGCCACCTCTGCCTTTGTCTTTAGTTCAAACGGCTTAATTTCAGAATTCTTATCTATGAAAGTGATTTTGTTCGTAGGTTTTCCAAAACCGGCACCCTTATCGTTCAATGAGTTAAGAACAATGGCGTCTAAATTTTTCTTTTTAAGCTTGCCTATCGCATTATCCAGTTCATTTTCTGTCTCTAAAGCAAAACCAACCAAAAACTGTTTTTCCTTCTGGTCACCCAATGAGAGCAAGATGTCTTTGGTCTTCACCAATTCAATCGAAAATTCAGTTTCTTTTTTCTTTATTTTTTGATTAGCCACCGTTTTAGGCCTATAATCGGCTACCGCAGCAGCGCAAATGGCAATATCCATTTCTTTGTAATGCAAGTGCACCTCATTGTACATTTCTTCCGCAGAGCTTACTTTTTTTAAATCGACAAGGTCGTGCGAAACGGCAAGATGGGAAGGCCCAGAGACCAAAGTAACGTGTGCCCCTAAATTTGCAGCCACCTTTGCCAACTCATAACCCATTTGCCCAGAAGCATGATTTCCGATAAAACGGACGGGGTCAATGGCTTCATAGGTGGGTCCGGCAGTAATCAGGACCTTTTTTCCGCTAAGCGGAAGCCCTTTTTGCAGATAGGCCTTAATGAAGCCTACAATATCTTCAGGTTCGGCCATACGTCCTTCACCATGAAGACCGCTTGCCAATTCGCCCGAAGTTGCGGGAATCATAATATTACCGAAAGACCGTAATTTTTCAAAAGCGATTTTTGTAGACGGATGCCTGTACATATCCAAATCCATTGCCGGGGCAAAAAATACCGGACATTTAGCCGACAAGTACGAGGCCAACAGCAAATTATCGCACGTACCCGAGGCCATTTTCGACAATGTATTTGCCGTAGCGGGCGCCACTAACATCAAGTCTGCCCACAGCCCGAGTTCCACATGGTTGTTCCAATCGGTCTCCCCTTCATCTTTGTGAACAAAAGAGGAAAGTACCGGATTTTTAGAAAGCGTTGCCAGGGTAAGTGGGGAAACAAAAGAGCTGGCGCTCTCCGTCAAAATAACTTTGACATCGGCGCCAGCTTTAATCAGTAAACGTACAAGAAAGGTAGTTTTATAAGCGGCAATCCCTCCGGTAATGCCTAAAAGGATGTTCTTTCCGCCTAGCATATACTACTGGTCTTTCTCCGTATTTCTGTGATATATTTTGTCGTTCAACCACTCTTCAACGGCCAAGGCATGTGGTTTTGGTAGTTTTTCGTAGAATTTAGAAACTTCTATCTGTTCTTTATTCTCAAAAACCTCTTCCAAACTATCGCTATAGGTAGCGAACTCTTCCAATTTCTCTAGAAGTTCCTTTTTGATTTCGGAATTGATCTGTACCGCCCTCTTTGCTGTGATCGAAATTGCCTCATAGATATTACCCGTCGGCTTATCAAACTCATTTTTATTGATCGTTACCGTAGAAACGGGAGCTTTCGAATTTTTAAGATCGTTCATATTCATAGTCAAACTAATTTATTTTGCTTCTTTCTCTTGGGAAAAACCCTTTAATTCTGAATTTACTTTTTCAAGTATCTTATCGGCCTCTTCGCCGTATTTTGTATCAGGAAAATGCTTCTTCAAGGCATTGTAGTCCGCTACGGCATCCCGTAATCGTTCTTCCTGTAATCTTCTAAAGCTATTTAAGGCAAACCGCGAAGCCGATTCAAATCGGTAAAACAAGGCATCCTCCCTATAAATAGACCCCGGAAAATCGGAGATAAAATTATCGAAGGCCGCTACCGCAGGGGTCAGGAACGAGTAATCGAACTGCCCTAGTTTATTGAACTGCTTGGCTATTTCATAGGCCTTATGCTCCTTTTTCGTGGTCAGCTCCTTGGCCATGGCATTGGCTTCCGCAAAATATTCCGAATCGGGATAGGTGTTAATAAAAAGCTGCAATTTGGCCAAGGCCTTATCGGTATCCGTTTGATCCAAGGAATAGCTTGGTGAAAGCATAAAATAACTCTTTGCCCCTAAAAAGGAAGCTTCGGCCACCTTATCACTTTTAGGATAGGACTTAACAAACCGTTCGAACTGATAGCCCGCCATGTTGTAATCCTTTCTCTGAAAATAGGTATCCGCCAAGAAGAACATGACCCGCTCCCCCTGTGGCTTCCCCACATACTTAGGTGCGATTTGTTCAAAAAGACGATTGGCCCTTTTCATATCACCTTGCTCATAGAACTTCTGAGCCAGATCATATTTGGGCTTTACTTCTTCATTTTTAAGAACCTTTTGGTATTCGCTACAGGATTGAAATACCAAGGCAAGTAATAAGATAGGGGCTAATAACCTCATTTTAAAAAGCATTTTGCAAAATTACGGATTCCCGATGGATATAAAAAACAAAAAATAAAGTAGCTAAAATAGCATTCTGAAACCCTTGCACCAATGCTTTTGGGGAAGATTTAACACCGCTAGGCAAAAACTTTAAAAGGTTTTACAAAGTTGGCGATGTTCTTTTTAAGACTATCGGAAGCCTCTATCAAAGGTAAGCGAACACTGGCACCAGACAGCCCCAACACTTCAAAAATAGCTTTGATACCGGCCGGATTTCCCTCCTTAAAAATCAATCCCATCCCTTCTTGAAGTTCGTAATGTTGCCTGTAGGCCTCATCAACGTTTCGGTTCAATCCGGAGCGGATCATGTTCGAAAACTCCCTAGGAAGTCCTTGGCCCAAAACCGAGATAACGCCCGATCCTCCAGCCAAGACTGTCGCCAATGCGGTAAAGTCATCTCCCGATATTACATGAAAATCCTTAGGACAGGCTTGAATCATTTCTTGCACCTGCACCATATTTCCAGATGCCTCCTTGATCGCAACAATGTTTTCTACATCGGCCAAGCGCGCAACGGTTTCCGGCAGCATATTACTACCCGTCCTACCCGGTACATTATAAAGGATAATAGGCTTAGGAGACACTTGGGCGATTGCCTTGAAGTGTTGATATATACCTTCTTGGGTAGGCCTATTATAATAAGGCGATACCGAA is from Zobellia galactanivorans and encodes:
- a CDS encoding outer membrane protein assembly factor BamD gives rise to the protein MRLLAPILLLALVFQSCSEYQKVLKNEEVKPKYDLAQKFYEQGDMKRANRLFEQIAPKYVGKPQGERVMFFLADTYFQRKDYNMAGYQFERFVKSYPKSDKVAEASFLGAKSYFMLSPSYSLDQTDTDKALAKLQLFINTYPDSEYFAEANAMAKELTTKKEHKAYEIAKQFNKLGQFDYSFLTPAVAAFDNFISDFPGSIYREDALFYRFESASRFALNSFRRLQEERLRDAVADYNALKKHFPDTKYGEEADKILEKVNSELKGFSQEKEAK
- the dapA gene encoding 4-hydroxy-tetrahydrodipicolinate synthase; protein product: MKQLIGTGVALITPFKTDFSVDVDALHRIVNYCVDGGVDYLVVLGTTGESVTLTKEEKQLVIDTVTIANAGRLPLVVGVGGNNTVAVIEDLQKLDLTNFDAVLSVSPYYNRPTQEGIYQHFKAIAQVSPKPIILYNVPGRTGSNMLPETVARLADVENIVAIKEASGNMVQVQEMIQACPKDFHVISGDDFTALATVLAGGSGVISVLGQGLPREFSNMIRSGLNRNVDEAYRQHYELQEGMGLIFKEGNPAGIKAIFEVLGLSGASVRLPLIEASDSLKKNIANFVKPFKVFA
- the coaBC gene encoding bifunctional phosphopantothenoylcysteine decarboxylase/phosphopantothenate--cysteine ligase CoaBC, with translation MLGGKNILLGITGGIAAYKTTFLVRLLIKAGADVKVILTESASSFVSPLTLATLSKNPVLSSFVHKDEGETDWNNHVELGLWADLMLVAPATANTLSKMASGTCDNLLLASYLSAKCPVFFAPAMDLDMYRHPSTKIAFEKLRSFGNIMIPATSGELASGLHGEGRMAEPEDIVGFIKAYLQKGLPLSGKKVLITAGPTYEAIDPVRFIGNHASGQMGYELAKVAANLGAHVTLVSGPSHLAVSHDLVDLKKVSSAEEMYNEVHLHYKEMDIAICAAAVADYRPKTVANQKIKKKETEFSIELVKTKDILLSLGDQKEKQFLVGFALETENELDNAIGKLKKKNLDAIVLNSLNDKGAGFGKPTNKITFIDKNSEIKPFELKTKAEVAKDIFDEILKRYHA
- a CDS encoding DNA-directed RNA polymerase subunit omega, translated to MNMNDLKNSKAPVSTVTINKNEFDKPTGNIYEAISITAKRAVQINSEIKKELLEKLEEFATYSDSLEEVFENKEQIEVSKFYEKLPKPHALAVEEWLNDKIYHRNTEKDQ